Proteins found in one Sphaeramia orbicularis chromosome 8, fSphaOr1.1, whole genome shotgun sequence genomic segment:
- the traf7 gene encoding LOW QUALITY PROTEIN: E3 ubiquitin-protein ligase TRAF7 (The sequence of the model RefSeq protein was modified relative to this genomic sequence to represent the inferred CDS: deleted 1 base in 1 codon), with product MSSAKTSRYNRYSEAVAAPATSPIPSSPSTPPAHSSNGSRMEASFGPAFSAVAPGAKAEGSSTYKQHRRTPSSSSTLTYSPRDDDDGMPPIGTPRRSDSAISVRSLHSESNMSLRSTFSLHEEEEDTEPQVFAEQPSVKLCCQLCCNVFKDPVITTCGHTFCRRCALTSDKCPVDAAKLTVVVNNIAVAEQIGELFIHCKYGCRSTASGTGGATASNATVAGKPGAFEVDPLGCPFTIKLSTRKEHEASCDYRPVRCPNNPSCPPLLTMNLEAHLKECEHIKCPHSKYGCTFIGNQDTYETHLEVCKFEGLKEFLQQTDDRFHEMQLTLAQKDQDIAFLRSMLGKLSEKLDQLEKNLELKFDVLDENQSKLSEDLMEFRRDASMLNDELSHINARLNMGILGSYDPQQIFKCKGTFVGHQGPVWCLCVYSTGDLLFSGSSDKTIKVWDTCTTYKCQKTLEGHDGIVLALCIQGNRLYSGSADCTIIVWDIQTLQKVNTIRAHDNPVCTLVSSHNMLFSGSLKAIKVWDILGTELKLKKELTGLNHWVRALVASQNHLYSGSYQTIKIWDIRSLECVHVLQTSGGSVYSIAVTNHHIVCGTYENLIHVWDIESKEQVRTLTGHVGTVYALAVISTPDQTKVFSASYDRSLRVWSMDNMICTQTLLRHQGSVTALAVSRGRLFSGAVDSTVKVWTC from the exons ATGAGCAGTGCTAAAACATCACGCTACAACCGATACTCCGAAGCAGTAGCAGCACCAGCCACATCGCCCATTCCCAGCAGCCCCTCCACCCCCCCAGCACACTCCAGC AACGGG AGCAGGATGGAGGCCTCATTTGGCCCTGCCTTCTCAGCCGTGGCCCCTGGAGCTAAAg CAGAGGGGTCTAGCACCTATAAACAACATAGAAGAACTCCCTCCTCCTCAAGCACTCTGACGTACTCCCCCCGGGATGATGACGATGGAATG CCTCCCATCGGAACTCCTCGGAGGTCTGACTCGGCCATCTCTGTCCGATCGCTCCACTCCGAGTCTAACATGTCTCTGCGCTCTACATTCTCTCTACACGAAGAGGAAGAGGACACG GAGCCACAAGTGTTTGCAGAACAGCCGTCAGTGAAACTGTGCTGCCAGCTGTGCTGTAACGTCTTTAAGGACCCTGTCATCACTACATGTGGG CACACCTTCTGCAGACGATGTGCCTTGACTTCAG ATAAGTGCCCAGTGGATGCAGCGAAGCTAACAGTTGTGGTAAACAACATAGCTGTGGCAGAGCAGATCGGTGAGCTGTTCATCCACTGTAAATACGGTTGTAGATCCACCGCCAGCGGCACGGGCGGAGCCACAGCCTCCAACGCCACCGTGGCAGGGAAACCTGGAGCGTTTGAGGTGGATCCGCTGGGCTGCCCATTCACCATCAAACTATCCACACGCAA AGAACACGAGGCCAGCTGTGACTACAGGCCCGTCCGCTGCCCCAACAACCCCTCCTGCCCCCCACTCCTCACTATGAACCTGGAGGCTCACCTCAAAGAATGTGAGCACATCAAATGTCCACACTCCAAATATGG CTGTACATTCATCGGTAACCAGGACACGTATGAAACCCATCTGGAGGTGTGTAAATTTGAGGGGCTCAAAGAGTTTCTACAGCAGACTGATGACAG GTTCCATGAAATGCAGCTGACTCTGGCCCAGAAGGACCAGGACATCGCCTTTCTGCGCTCTATGTTGGGCAAACTGTCGGAGAAATTAGATCAGTTGGAGAAGAACCTGGagctcaaatttg ATGTGTTGGATGAAAACCAGAGCAAACTGAGCGAGGACCTGATGGAATTCCGTCGAGATGCCTCCATGCTTAAC GATGAGCTGTCCCACATCAACGCCAGACTCAACATGGGAATCCTGGGCT CATACGACCCGCAGCAGATCTTCAAGTGTAAGGGCACATTTGTGGGTCACCAGGGCCCTGTTTGGTGTCTGTGTGTCTACTCCACTGGAGACCTGCTCTTCTCTGGGTCCTCAGATAAAACCATTAAG GTGTGGGACACCTGCACCACCTACAAGTGTCAGAAAACACTTGAGGGTCATGATGGCATTGTCCTGGCATTGTGTATCCAGGg AAACCGCTTATACAGCGGCTCTGCTGACTGCACCATCATC GTGTGGGACATCCAGACTCTGCAGAAAGTTAATACTATCCGTGCCCATGACAACCCAGTATGCACACTGGTCTCCTCCCACAACATGTTGTTCAGTGGCTCCCTCAAGGCCATTAAG GTGTGGGACATCTTGGGTACGGAGCTGaagctgaagaaggagctgaCTGGTTtgaatcactgggtcagagcgtTGGTGGCGTCCCAGAACCACCTGTACAGTGGCTCATACCAGACCATCAAG ATCTGGGACATCCGCTCTCTGGAGTGCGTCCACGTCCTGCAGACCAGCGGTGGCAGCGTTTACTCCATCGCCGTCACCAACCACCACATCGTCTGCGGCACCTATGAAAACCTGATCCAT GTGTGGGATATTGAGTCTAAAGAGCAGGTGCGGACCCTGACGGGCCACGTGGGGACAGTATATGCCCTGGCTGTCATCTCCACCCCTGACCAGACCAAAGTGTTCAGCGCCTCCTACGACCGCTCGCTCAGG